The following coding sequences are from one Streptomyces dengpaensis window:
- a CDS encoding DUF5719 family protein yields the protein MNRTTLSLIAGATALAAVTGFATLSAPSASGDSTAKAAAQLPVERTSLLCPQPSTSDIAETAYTSFTPVSKGTSDSGKAELRAATEKSADDTDGNKSGKSADKPVVEPKEPGKPATGDRSGAEVPALVGTAEGKFAPGWTVQETTEVAAGAGRGLLGTNCTAPDTEFWFPGASTAADRTDYVHLTNPDDSAAVVDIQLYGKDGTLKSTVGDGITVQPHAGEQILLSTLTDDPQTNLTVHVTVRSGRVGAAVQALDEKLGGDWLAASADPTGSLVLPGIPKDATSVRLVAFAPGDADADLKVRLASPSALITPAGNETLHVKSGMTAAVDLGDVTRGEAGSLILTPTGASVPVVAALRVVRGKGDEQETAFIPATRPVGTRATVAQNSSKSTTLALTAPGGTAEVKVTASAGSEGGTAATKTFTIKGGTTQNVEAPVPSGLKGTYALTVEPVSGGSVYASRMLTGTQEGVSGFTVQTLPDDRGTVAVPQTEQDLSVLLKR from the coding sequence GTGAACCGCACCACCCTGTCCCTGATCGCCGGCGCGACCGCGCTCGCCGCCGTCACCGGATTCGCCACGCTCTCCGCGCCGTCCGCCTCCGGAGACAGCACCGCCAAGGCGGCCGCCCAGCTGCCCGTGGAGCGCACCAGCCTGCTCTGCCCGCAGCCGAGCACCTCCGACATCGCCGAGACCGCGTACACGTCCTTCACGCCCGTCTCCAAGGGCACGAGCGACAGCGGCAAGGCCGAACTCCGCGCCGCGACAGAGAAGTCGGCGGATGACACCGACGGCAACAAGAGCGGCAAGAGCGCCGACAAGCCGGTCGTGGAGCCCAAGGAGCCCGGCAAGCCGGCTACCGGCGACCGCTCGGGCGCCGAAGTTCCCGCCCTTGTCGGCACCGCCGAGGGCAAGTTCGCGCCCGGCTGGACCGTCCAGGAGACCACGGAGGTCGCCGCCGGCGCCGGGCGCGGTCTGCTCGGCACCAACTGCACCGCCCCGGACACCGAGTTCTGGTTCCCGGGCGCCAGCACCGCCGCCGACCGCACCGACTACGTGCACTTGACCAACCCCGACGACTCCGCCGCCGTCGTCGACATCCAGTTGTACGGCAAGGACGGCACCCTCAAGTCCACGGTGGGCGACGGCATCACGGTCCAGCCGCACGCCGGCGAGCAGATCCTGCTGAGCACGCTCACCGACGACCCGCAGACCAACCTCACGGTGCACGTGACGGTCCGCAGCGGCCGCGTCGGAGCCGCCGTGCAGGCCCTGGACGAGAAGCTCGGCGGCGACTGGCTGGCCGCCTCCGCCGACCCCACGGGCAGCCTGGTCCTGCCGGGCATCCCCAAGGACGCCACGTCTGTGCGCCTGGTCGCCTTCGCGCCCGGCGACGCCGACGCCGACCTGAAGGTGCGCCTCGCCTCCCCCTCGGCGCTGATCACTCCCGCGGGCAACGAGACGCTGCACGTGAAGTCCGGCATGACCGCCGCCGTCGACCTCGGTGACGTCACGCGCGGCGAGGCGGGCTCCCTGATCCTCACCCCCACCGGCGCGTCGGTGCCGGTCGTCGCCGCGCTGCGGGTCGTGCGCGGCAAGGGCGACGAGCAGGAGACCGCGTTCATCCCCGCCACCCGCCCGGTCGGCACGCGCGCGACGGTCGCCCAGAACAGCTCCAAGAGCACCACGCTCGCCCTGACCGCCCCCGGAGGTACCGCCGAGGTCAAGGTCACCGCGTCCGCGGGCAGCGAGGGCGGTACGGCCGCGACGAAGACGTTCACGATCAAGGGCGGCACGACCCAGAACGTGGAGGCACCCGTCCCGAGCGGCCTCAAGGGGACGTACGCACTGACGGTGGAGCCGGTCTCCGGTGGCTCCGTCTAC